In Streptomyces chartreusis, the following proteins share a genomic window:
- a CDS encoding polysaccharide deacetylase family protein, producing MTDGRVPILMYHAVSTSPNDATRELSVAPEAFAEQMALIGDLGLTPVRTADLAERWRCGKPLPERPVLITFDDGYEGVHRHALPVLAEHGFAATVFVSTGWLRGPHDTGGGLDTMLDWDQVRELAAADVEIGGHSHTHPQLDQLPDDRLRSELILCKEIVSDLLGTVPASFAYPYGYSSRRVRAAVRETGYAQALAVNNGLARRRQGPYALTRLTVRRTTGIEEFRRMVEGRAIARTFARDRALTKGYAVVRRARQVRRKAIRSRV from the coding sequence ATGACCGACGGGCGCGTGCCCATTCTCATGTACCACGCCGTCTCCACCTCGCCGAACGACGCCACCCGCGAACTGTCGGTGGCGCCGGAGGCGTTCGCGGAGCAGATGGCGCTGATCGGCGACCTGGGCCTCACCCCCGTGCGGACGGCCGACCTGGCGGAGCGCTGGCGCTGCGGCAAACCGCTGCCCGAGCGGCCGGTGCTGATCACCTTCGACGACGGCTACGAGGGCGTGCACCGGCATGCGCTGCCAGTGCTCGCCGAGCACGGCTTCGCGGCCACGGTGTTCGTCTCCACGGGCTGGCTGAGGGGCCCGCACGACACGGGCGGCGGCCTGGACACCATGCTCGACTGGGACCAGGTGCGCGAACTCGCCGCCGCGGACGTCGAGATCGGCGGCCACAGCCACACCCATCCGCAGCTCGACCAGCTCCCGGACGACAGGCTGCGCTCCGAGCTGATCCTGTGCAAGGAGATCGTCTCGGACCTGCTCGGCACCGTCCCGGCCTCGTTCGCCTATCCCTACGGCTACTCCAGCCGTCGGGTCCGCGCGGCGGTGCGCGAGACCGGGTACGCCCAGGCGCTCGCCGTCAACAACGGGCTCGCGCGGCGCCGGCAGGGGCCGTACGCACTCACCCGCCTCACCGTGCGCCGCACCACCGGTATCGAGGAGTTCCGGCGGATGGTCGAGGGCCGTGCGATCGCCCGCACCTTCGCCAGGGACCGCGCCCTCACCAAGGGGTACGCAGTGGTCCGCAGAGCCCGACAGGTCCGCCGGAAGGCCATCCGTTCCCGTGTCTGA